Proteins from a genomic interval of Helicobacter pylori Shi112:
- the fmt gene encoding methionyl-tRNA formyltransferase has product MRIVFMGTPGFAEVILRALVKDKEIEVVGLFTQMDKPFGRQKELKAPEIKTYILENHLNIPIFQPQSLKEPEVQILKDLKPDFIVVVAYGKILPKEVLSIAPCINAHASLLPKYRGASPIHEMILNDDKIYGISTMLMDVGLDSGDILESASFLREEYLDLDALSLKLAHMGAALLLSTLKNFSSITRKPQDHAQASFCKKITKADGLVGFKDAKSLFLKSLAFKSWPEIFLENSLKLLGVELVENEKSHKEGEILEIDEKGVLVGCLKGSVRIARLQAVGKKPLKAKDYLNGKRLKAGGILT; this is encoded by the coding sequence ATGCGCATCGTATTTATGGGAACGCCGGGGTTTGCTGAAGTGATCTTAAGGGCGTTAGTTAAAGATAAAGAGATCGAGGTGGTGGGGCTATTCACGCAGATGGATAAACCTTTTGGGCGTCAAAAGGAATTGAAAGCCCCAGAGATTAAAACATACATTCTAGAAAATCATTTAAATATCCCCATTTTCCAACCACAAAGTTTGAAAGAGCCTGAAGTTCAAATCTTAAAAGATCTAAAACCGGATTTTATCGTGGTGGTGGCTTATGGTAAGATTTTGCCCAAAGAGGTTTTATCAATCGCTCCTTGCATCAATGCGCATGCGTCGTTATTGCCTAAATACAGGGGGGCTTCGCCCATTCATGAGATGATACTCAATGACGATAAGATTTATGGCATAAGCACCATGCTTATGGATGTGGGGCTAGATAGCGGGGATATTTTAGAAAGCGCTTCGTTTTTGAGAGAAGAATACTTGGATTTAGACGCTTTGAGTTTAAAATTAGCGCATATGGGGGCAGCCTTACTCCTTTCAACGCTCAAAAATTTCTCTTCCATCACAAGAAAGCCTCAAGATCACGCGCAGGCTAGTTTTTGTAAAAAAATCACCAAAGCCGATGGTTTAGTGGGTTTTAAAGACGCTAAAAGCTTGTTTTTAAAATCGCTTGCATTTAAGAGCTGGCCAGAAATCTTTTTAGAAAATAGCCTTAAACTTTTAGGAGTGGAATTGGTGGAGAATGAAAAGAGCCACAAGGAAGGCGAGATTTTAGAAATTGATGAAAAAGGCGTTCTTGTGGGCTGTTTGAAGGGGAGCGTGCGTATAGCAAGGTTGCAAGCGGTGGGTAAAAAGCCTTTGAAAGCGAAGGATTATTTGAACGGCAAGCGTTTGAAAGCGGGCGGTATTTTAACATGA
- a CDS encoding DUF2130 domain-containing protein encodes MQENQTHSFKCPNCQAPIDVNEALYKQIELENQSRFLAQQKEFEKEVKEKRAQYQSHFKALEQKEEALKEKEKEQKTKFDDAVKQASALALQDERAKIIEEARKNAFLEQQKGLELLQKELDEKSKQLQELHQKDAEIERLKRENNEAESRLKAENEKKLNEKLDLERERIEKALHEKNELKFKQQEEQLEMLRNELKNAQRKAELSSQQFQGEVQELAIEEFLRQKFPLDCIEEIKKGQRGGDCIQVVHTREFQNCGKIYYESKRTKEFQKAWVEKLKSDMREIGADVGVIVSEALPKEMERMGLFEGVWVCSFEEFKGLSTVLREGVIQVSLAKKSQENKGDKVNLLYHYLTSSEFFMQVSAIIEGFEQLRVDLENEKRAMARIWKSREKQIEKVFEGTINMYGSIKGIMGNAIGQVKALELGYDGEDLED; translated from the coding sequence ATGCAAGAAAATCAAACCCATTCTTTTAAATGCCCTAATTGTCAAGCACCCATTGATGTGAATGAAGCGCTATACAAACAGATTGAGTTAGAAAATCAAAGCCGGTTTTTAGCCCAACAAAAAGAGTTTGAAAAAGAGGTGAAGGAAAAAAGAGCACAGTACCAGAGCCATTTCAAAGCTTTAGAGCAAAAAGAAGAGGCCTTAAAAGAGAAAGAGAAGGAACAAAAGACTAAATTTGATGACGCAGTCAAACAAGCGAGCGCCTTAGCCTTACAAGATGAAAGGGCTAAAATCATTGAAGAAGCCAGAAAAAACGCTTTTTTAGAGCAGCAAAAGGGCTTGGAATTGTTGCAAAAAGAATTGGATGAGAAGTCCAAACAGCTCCAGGAATTGCACCAAAAAGATGCGGAAATTGAAAGGCTAAAAAGAGAAAATAACGAAGCAGAGAGCCGATTGAAAGCGGAAAATGAAAAAAAATTGAATGAGAAATTGGATTTGGAGAGAGAAAGAATAGAAAAAGCCTTGCATGAAAAAAATGAATTGAAATTCAAGCAGCAAGAAGAGCAATTAGAAATGTTAAGAAACGAGTTGAAAAACGCTCAAAGAAAGGCTGAATTAAGCTCGCAGCAATTCCAAGGCGAGGTGCAAGAATTAGCGATTGAAGAGTTTTTGAGGCAAAAATTCCCCTTAGATTGCATTGAAGAAATCAAAAAAGGGCAAAGAGGGGGCGATTGCATTCAAGTGGTGCATACTAGGGAATTTCAAAATTGTGGGAAAATTTATTATGAGAGCAAACGCACTAAAGAATTTCAAAAAGCTTGGGTGGAAAAGCTTAAAAGCGACATGCGAGAGATTGGGGCTGATGTGGGGGTCATTGTGAGTGAAGCGCTGCCTAAAGAGATGGAAAGGATGGGGTTATTTGAAGGGGTGTGGGTGTGTTCGTTTGAAGAATTTAAGGGGTTGAGCACGGTGTTAAGAGAGGGGGTTATTCAAGTGAGTTTGGCTAAAAAAAGTCAGGAAAATAAAGGCGATAAAGTGAATCTGCTCTATCATTATTTGACAAGCTCTGAATTTTTTATGCAAGTGAGCGCGATTATAGAGGGGTTTGAGCAATTGAGGGTGGATTTAGAAAACGAAAAACGCGCGATGGCTAGGATTTGGAAAAGCAGGGAAAAGCAAATAGAAAAAGTGTTTGAGGGCACGATTAACATGTATGGCTCCATTAAGGGCATTATGGGTAATGCGATAGGGCAAGTGAAAGCGTTGGAGCTTGGGTATGATGGGGAAGATTTAGAAGATTAG